The DNA window GAGATCCCGTATTTCCAGATTCTGTGCCTTGGCAGTGGCTTTAATGTGATGGCGATGACCTTGAGCCAGTTCTTTACAGGCCGGGGCATTACCCGCCCGGTGCTGCTGGTGAACATCTTTGGTGTGTTCATCAATATCCCTCTGGACTACCTGATGATCTTTGGTCCGGGACCATTCCCGGAGCTGGGTATCCGGGGCGCTGGTATCGCAACGATTATCTCGTGGGCTGTTGCTGCGGCAATGTTCGCACTGATGATCTTTACCGAGCGCAACGAAGCGCTGTATAAAGTTCGCTCCAACTGGCGCTTACAGTGGAAGCGCTTTAAGGCGCTGCTGTACTTTGGCCTGCCGAGCGGTGTGGAATTCTTCCTCGACGTGTTTGGGTTTGCCGTGTTTATCTTTTTGATCGGACGACTTGGCAATGCTGAGCTGGCCGCAACCAACATGGCATTCACGCTGAACCAGTTCAGTTATATGCCGATGGTGGGTATGCACATCGCAACGCAGATCATGATGGGGCAGGCCATTGGTGGCAAAAAGCCAGACGAAGGTGCAGAAGCCGCAAAAAGTGCTCTGCACATTTGCCTGTGCTGGGGCTGCCTGATGTCCACGCTGTTTATTCTGTTCCCGGGAATCTTTACTGAGATGTTCCGGCCGAATGGCTACACAGATGCCCAGTTTGCCAACGTGCATGAGATGGGTCGTATCCTGCTGCTCTACGTTGCCGGCTACACCATGCTCGACGCGTTCTCCATTATTTTCATTGGAGCACTCAAGGGCGCTGGCGACACTCGCTTTGTGATGCGACTGATCGGCTTTTCGTCCATGTGTGTGCTGGTTCTCCCTGTGTATTTTGTTTTGGAAGTCTTCCACCTTGGGCTGTATAGCGCATGGTTCCTGGTTGACTTCTACGTGTTTACACTCGTGACCTTCTCGTACCTGCGCTACAAAAAGGGCGCATGGCGAAGCATGAGCGTTATTCGCGACGCATAATTCGCAAAGAATAAAACGATTTCATTAAGAAATACGCGGCAGAATGGTAGTTCACTGTTCTGCCGCGTTTTTTACTCTTGTCAGAGTTTTGCGGATGCTTACACTAGACAAAATGCACGTGGCGCAATGCCACTCCAAGCCCTGTTCCGACTCTGCCAGAGCGGACAGCGGAGCGCCGGGTTCTCCGGTGCCAGCATCTTTCGTCAACCTGTTCCCGAAGGAAAAGCATGAGCAGCAACGAATGCATTCATATAAAGGGCGCGCGTCAGCATAACCTGAAAAATCTGACGCTGGACATCCCAAGAAACAAGCTTGTTGTCGTGTGCGGTCCCAGTGGTTCTGGCAAATCGACACTGGCCTTTGATATTGTCTACGCCGAAGGGCAGCGACGCTATGTTGAGTCGCTCTCGGCCTACGCCCGCCAGTTTCTTCCCCAGATGGACAA is part of the Desulfobaculum bizertense DSM 18034 genome and encodes:
- a CDS encoding MATE family efflux transporter, producing the protein MKSRWKAKNGYRDVLTIGLPLAASMASATITQVTDRVFLGKYSLEALGASLSASVTNFVLIAFFGGLASYVNVFIAQYVGAKRPDEVGTSLWQGIWFALFSSVMIAAFSLLGPVVFTASGHSPEIQVLEIPYFQILCLGSGFNVMAMTLSQFFTGRGITRPVLLVNIFGVFINIPLDYLMIFGPGPFPELGIRGAGIATIISWAVAAAMFALMIFTERNEALYKVRSNWRLQWKRFKALLYFGLPSGVEFFLDVFGFAVFIFLIGRLGNAELAATNMAFTLNQFSYMPMVGMHIATQIMMGQAIGGKKPDEGAEAAKSALHICLCWGCLMSTLFILFPGIFTEMFRPNGYTDAQFANVHEMGRILLLYVAGYTMLDAFSIIFIGALKGAGDTRFVMRLIGFSSMCVLVLPVYFVLEVFHLGLYSAWFLVDFYVFTLVTFSYLRYKKGAWRSMSVIRDA